One region of Paramormyrops kingsleyae isolate MSU_618 unplaced genomic scaffold, PKINGS_0.4 ups138, whole genome shotgun sequence genomic DNA includes:
- the LOC140587041 gene encoding kelch-like protein 10, producing MEETLAFGKMMRHNMERKKSFQKFNELRLAGKLCDVVLVADNVKFEAHRVVLCGCSTYFEALFTSDWNDSGNREYQFPGIFPETLRQIIEYAYTYSVLVTADNVENLLLAADQLNILGIVQRCCDFLHDQLCPQNCIGIFQIADIYCLNELRQSAFHSILRNFKEVATTSVEFPELTLQQLCDIIEKDELNVTQEDVVFDAILRWIKHEPVSREAHISVLLPKVRMARMDPEYFMKIVKNNDLVKTNAACRPIVNDVLKVMYDLDVESPSSDFDNPLIRSRLPSDILLAVGGWNFRTKNWIDAYDTQADRWVDITQEEQSYLAGHGTVYCDGFVYCIGGVDGQNFTNTVRRFNPMTRTWQEMAPMHWHRCNVSVAVLDGFIYAMGGHIGFRPLNKVERYNPKTNEWTLIDPMNEWRNKASATTLNGKIYICGGHNGTETLFSAECYDPLTEEWTMIAPMSTPRHSLGVTAYHGKIYAVGGINRLEHLQTMEVYDATTNRWHAVAPMSTPRSDFGIAVVDNLLFVMGGSDGFRITNKVECFDPKTGSWYRAQDMSRPKKHFSCCVVPAHPNVIKYAAPR from the exons ATGGAAGAGACATTGGCTTTTGGGAAAATGATGAGACACAACATGGAGAGAAAGAAGTCTTTCCAAAAATTCAACGAGCTGCGGCTGGCCGGAAAGCTCTGTGACGTGGTCCTTGTCGCGGACAACGTAAAATTCGAAGCCCACAGAGTAGTTCTGTGTGGCTGCAGCACCTATTTCGA GGCTCTGTTCACCAGTGACTGGAATGATTCAGGAAATCGGGAATACCAATTCCCAGGCATTTTCCCAGAAACACTGAGGCAGATCATCGAGTACGCCTATACGTACTCTGTGCTTGTCACGGCTGACAATGTGGAGAACCTCCTGTTAGCCGCTGACCAGCTTAACATCCTGGGCATTGTACAGCGATGCTGCGATTTTCTGCATGACCAGCTCTGCCCCCAGAACTGCATTGGCATTTTTCAAATCGCAGACATCTACTGCCTCAATGAGCTGCGCCAGTCTGCCTTCCATTCAATCCTGAGGAACTTCAAGGAGGTTGCCACCACTTCAGTGGAGTTCCCGGAGCTCACCTTGCAACAGCTGTGTGACATCATTGAGAAGGATGAGCTGAATGTCACACAGGAGGATGTGGTGTTTGACGCCATCCTCCGATGGATCAAGCACGAGCCTGTCAGCCGAGAGGCCCATATTTCAGTCCTGTTACCAAAG GTCCGGATGGCTCGCATGGATCCGGAATATTTCATGAAGATCGTCAAAAACAATGATCTAGTGAAGACCAATGCGGCGTGCAGGCCCATTGTCAATGACGTCTTGAAGGTCATGTATGACCTCGACGTTGAAAGTCCAAGCTCTGACTTTGATAACCCTCTGATCCGCTCACGCCTGCCATCTGACATCTTGCTGGCTGTTGGGGGCTGGAATTTCCGTACAAAGAACTGGATCGACGCGTACGACACACAGGCCGACCGCTGGGTGGATATTACGCAAGAGGAGCAGAGCTACCTAGCCGGACATGGCACCGTGTACTGCGATGGATTTGTGTACTGTATTGGGGGGGTTGATGGCCAAAACTTCACCAATACCGTGCGCAGATTCAACCCCATGACACGGACATGGCAGGAGATGGCTCCAATGCACTGGCACCGCTGTAATGTTAGCGTAGCCGTGCTTGATGGTTTTATCTACGCCATGGGTGGCCATATTGGTTTCAGGCCCCTCAACAAAGTTGAGCGGTATAATCCAAAAACCAACGAATGGACCCTGATCGATCCCATGAATGAGTGGCGGAACAAGGCCAGTGCCACCACCCTGAATGGCAAG ATATACATCTGTGGGGGTCACAATGGAACGGAGACCCTTTTCTCAGCAGAGTGCTATGATCCACTCACTGAGGAATGGACCATGATCGCTCCAATGAGCACTCCCCGTCATAGCCTTGGAGTCACTGCATATCATGGGAAGATCTATGCG GTGGGCGGTATCAACAGGCTTGAGCACCTGCAGACCATGGAGGTCTATGACGCTACAACAAACCGCTGGCATGCTGTGGCCCCCATGTCCACACCACGCAGTGATTTTGGCATCGCAGTGGTGGATAACCTCCTGTTTGTGATGGGCGGCAGCGACGGGTTTAGGATCACGAACAAGGTGGAGTGTTTTGATCCGAAGACAGGCAGCTGGTACCGCGCGCAGGACATGAGCAGACCCAAAAAACACTTCAGCTGCTGTGTAGTGCCTGCGCACCCCAACGTCATAAAGTACGCTGCACCTCGTTAA